The following is a genomic window from Chitinivibrio alkaliphilus ACht1.
TAAATCTCAATGTACCAAAATAGATCCCGTTGTAACTCCTCCTTTGTCTCATACTTCCTGTGATATATCATTCGCTTCTTAAGTGTTGCAAAAAATGCTTCTGCCACGGCGTTATCCCAGCAATTTCCTTTGCGACTCATACTCTGTTTGCATCTAAACATTTTGAGAGTTTTGCGGAACTCATTTGAAGCATACTGC
Proteins encoded in this region:
- a CDS encoding DDE-type integrase/transposase/recombinase, whose translation is VFIDLYNRKVVGWDLSESLEAESSITAFNRAYWKRKPAKGLIVHSDRGVQYASNEFRKTLKMFRCKQSMSRKGNCWDNAVAEAFFATLKKRMIYHRKYETKEELQRDLFWYIEI